The nucleotide window CATATGAACATGCGACATATGAACATGCGACATATAAACATGCGACATATGTTCCGAGATTAAGACTAGTAAAATTTGGTATCAATTGTCACCAGATAATGCTAACCCTGTCCTTCAAAATTGCTTTAACAAAAGGCCCTAACAAAACACTGGCCCTATGAcatcgctctaaaaaaaaacaactagatggagAGCTGCCTGGTCTAGctaccactgcgcagttcatttcAGTCAGTGGTCAAATTGTCTGAACGCAGAAAAAGATAAGTTTCTTTTATATTCAGAGAGCCAGTAACTAGAGAGAGAAGAAGGTGTGGGATATGTGGTTGAGAGACCAAAACCACTTGGCCACCTAACAAGAGAGCTCGAGTTCGTATCCCAACtggagcagagttgtgtttactgagcgcctaaaggcagcacggaaaccttctccaagatacTCTCTCCCcgcactggtccacaaaagagattggaccatagcgcaagAACATGCTATAAGCAGGAAAGATGCGattcataactttttttgtgtggaacAAATGCAAAGCAAAGTGACTATACTAATCCAATGGGTAGTATTTAAAGATATCCAGAGAAGTTTCTGTTGTAGTATTTAGAGatttagtttcaacttgatccgagaatgtggcagaaataatgtgttcaaactttgtaccagacagacagacagacagagttgatagaacctaattaaaaaaaaagactattagGTTTACGCCTTGTGTCATTGTTTCGTCGACATGGCGGAAACAGGATGTGATCACTCGTTTggttttaacattattttgttacCTTAGAAGAACTCATTAATAATAGAACCACTATCATTTTCCATTGTATGCTGTGGATTTGGAAACTGtccaacaagaaaaaaaaaaatatctaggtttttttttaacttcctggataatctagatatttttttatattatttatagaatGCACATATGTATTTAGTTACCTATATATTAACCAGAATTTCCTTGAACTAAGGTTTGAGAACCGCCGCACTTGCGAcacgaaattttaaaaaaagttaactcgGGCTAAGAGGAACGAAAGTGGAAATCAATAATCCTTTAATTAGCTTGTATCCTCCAGGTAATTAGGCCGGATAAACGAATCGTGTGATGAAATATTTAAGgtagtttttaaaagaaattacacACGGAATGTCATGTATTTGATTGACATGTCGGGCGTTTGATGAAAGATTCTAAATTCAGCCCGTGggaaaattgaaaatatttgGAACAAATTTTTCggtcagttttatttttattagtttaaCTTTAGGCATGTTTTAAGTAGTGTAACGTAACTTATACACAAACTTTTTTAGGCTTTTTAAGAAACACAGTTATaagaattttaattatttgtaaacaCTTTTATTATTTGTTAGAAAAGATCATTACAGTTAAGTTTCTTTAGGACGATTTAAGCTTAAgataatagaaaacatttcaatttaAAGAGATTTGAATGTGAAAGATACTaggaaagggaaataacaagtaCATTTGAGACAGTCAAATAGGAACAAAACCAAAAAGCACATAGAAAAACctgaaaagaaattaaaaacataaaacaacataaaaaacttTGCAAGtgaaacaattaattattttccaaAGTGAAAGGACAACAACTTCTTGAGTAGCTTACGTCACAAGGTGAACTTTCAGTTATTACAGTGACAAGGACTTGAACAAAAATGTTGACTTCTGTGTCAGTGTTGGCAGTCAGCGTCATTTGCTGTGTCAGTGCCGGTGTCATACAGCCCACACAGGTAAGTCACCTTCATATCACCTGTACAAGGAAGAGTTGAAAGAATAGTATTGTTTATTTTCATATCATAATcttttgtttacaaacaaaacagtgTAATCAGTTAACTCATGGTAGAATTATTCTAATCGTATCTAATAGTAAAATCACAATATCTGCCTAGCCCTAGAGGGTGGGATGAAGTGTATTAAAACACTACgtaaaatatatttctgtcGCCACGTCCTTTAATTTCATGTACATTATTTTTAAGATTTGTATTGTTTACTGTAAAGTGACAGTACACAATTgggatataaaagaaaatgattttggATTTTTGATTTAACCCGAGCAACGTACGGGAACTACAGctagtacatttaaaaaataattcgtCTTGGataacaaagaaagtttgtgttagTACACGATATCTAAAATGCTTCTCCACTGGACAAGGAATATTTAAGCAATGGTCTTCTTTTGATTttctaaagcagtgtttcccaaactgtgttccgcagaaTCCTAGAGCTCCGCAAGGCCTGAATAGATGTTCTACGAACTACTGGGATAATCAAGTAGTAGGCAACCACGTGAATTAATGTCTTTAAGCTATGGTAAACGTTTGGAGATCACTGGTCTAAAGTAATATCGCAGTTTATTTTAAAGAATCTGGGGCGCTGTAACTAAGCAAAACTATTCTTATAACCATGCTCGACTCATAAACATCATTACATTGTCCTAGTGGTATATGTAAACGACAAATCAATTAGTATATTGCGCAAATATCTAATACAAAGTAAATATCAAATGTCTTGTGTTAGATTTCTGTTGTTTGTtctacatgtttcagatgttccttcagaattgaaggtTATCACAAACTAGCCCAAGCATCCCGTAGGAAAGCGGGGACGAGTGGCTagcagggttcgaatcctagtggtATGACAGTAAAACATAACACGATCCACTGCACATTAAACCTTTACTCAAAGGGAATGATTTCTTTCAGTGGCCAGCAATGACGATAAGCTCAATGCAGTTCCGAAAGTCCCCTATCAAAGAGTTTTCGTGGTAACGGCTCCTTCAGCCTTGCCGTGGTGAAACCGTAGGTCTAGTCCCACGAGGCAGTCATTCATATtcataaaatgtaattaaatgtagAGCCACGAACTGTGAATTTTATTAGGCAGTGGTTCGTGTTAGTTTAACACCGGACCCACCGGAACACACACTAggagccgcctctgagtttgtgtttcacacaaactctctttataattttgtgtttttgtttttttttaatcgaaagGTTGTCTTGGCTATTTAAGTCAATACATGGCTAATTAATTTCAATACATCGATTATTTTGTTCAGAATTTCAATACTTAAAACTAGATTCCTAGCAGATATAGATATCATTCTCCAAGGATGTAAGTGTTAGTTTAAGGGCAGGACGTAGAACTAGGTGAAGTCGTACAACTGATTCCAATTGACACTCTAACAGCCATCTACCAAAGACGACGACACTCCCAATCATGACGCAAGAAACAGACGCCTTAACGTCACGCTATGCGACGATGGACATTCCACTGAGGTTTACCTAGGCAACCAGACGACAGTGACCGTTAGGAGTCCGAACTACGGAGACGGAGAGTATCCGGACAACGCCAGGTGCATGGTGGTGTTCCGTACCGGTGATCAGGCCATGATGGTGCTGCTTCAATTCAAGTGAGTGGACTATGTGGTTTTTTAAATCAGTAGCCTATATAGGTTTGTATGTCGCACACTCACAAAGTAAAGTGCCCTTTTCATATTTTCTGATGTATAGGGCAATTCATGTAACatttatctgtttcttttgctGACGGTTTACTAGGGTATCGTGTGACAAACACAACAACAGACATTACATCGTAATATGTAGTGGGGAAATATAAAGTAACTTACTTGACAGTAAATCACTGTGCAGTGTCTggtatagtgtgtgtgtgtgtgtgtgcatgcgtgtgtgcgtctgtgtgtgtgtgtaagaacAAGAAAGTCAAACTTgcagagaaaacaaaacacagcgTGGAAATAAATGACccctaatttttattttgttcttcaaagttcGTTTGACCTTGAGATGGCCTTGGATTTCGGTTCCTGTGATTATGATTGGCTGTGTGTGAATGGCGTCAAGTTCTGCGGTGACTGGGCCTCCAGGAGAGTGTTTGAGTACCTCGTGCCAGCTCACAAGACCTTCAC belongs to Biomphalaria glabrata chromosome 12, xgBioGlab47.1, whole genome shotgun sequence and includes:
- the LOC106063030 gene encoding uncharacterized protein LOC106063030 is translated as MLTSVSVLAVSVICCVSAGVIQPTQPSTKDDDTPNHDARNRRLNVTLCDDGHSTEVYLGNQTTVTVRSPNYGDGEYPDNARCMVVFRTGDQAMMVLLQFNSFDLEMALDFGSCDYDWLCVNGVKFCGDWASRRVFEYLVPAHKTFTLYFSTDVAITKTGFEAVLEAYHASNKTVTIPTSGSGSSEKQITYITTALSRDFTENYKDKCNRSGYYSIFLPDATSMPPSTRLPSSRTTRRY